From a single Nicotiana tabacum cultivar K326 chromosome 8, ASM71507v2, whole genome shotgun sequence genomic region:
- the LOC142163227 gene encoding zinc finger BED domain-containing protein RICESLEEPER 2-like, whose translation MEENGSRVSETCEGGGSNDSIPNTEGLSPDSPDEAPKKRKVMQPRSDAWKHFEKYDDPSGAKRAKCNYCQKTYVAATKGNGTTSMNNHLIKCPKMPRIMDNSQTQISFLLASNGANEGVLTTWKFDQALSRKALAQMIILDELPFSFVEKEGFKKFMGVTMPQFQIPSRRTLTRDCYELYCEQRHSLKKSFNEARPKICLTTDTWTSIQRINYMCLTAHFIDRDWKLHKRIINFCPISSHKGDDMASVITNCLLDWGLENVFTITVDNASSNDVTVREVSKQLTTWGTNIMNGKHLHVRCMAHILNLIVQDGLKEIGVSIKRVRQAVRYIRQSPARIRKFKECCESQKLTSKRSLCLDVSTRWNSTYMMLDTAQQFELAFDKYSFFDIGLLHHLRTYVCEDGTSAGDLTSVDWDNVRTMVKFLEAFYLLTLRVSGSIYVTSNVYFVEICELDLILKEWMEHEDTSLKEMAKKMKEKFVKYWGEPEKMNKMIFIASILNPRNKLEYVPFAIVRMFGENEGKKLILEVKNYMDSLFDYYVKKNSIGTSSASSGNTTTTVSGYGSFLKRGTMRTKLEFEKHKEVTGGLGTKSELERYLAKDLEPETDDFKILK comes from the coding sequence ATGGAAGAAAATGGAAGTAGGGTAAGCGAAACCTGCGAAGGTGGGGGTTCGAATGATAGCATACCTAATACTGAAGGTCTCAGTCCAGACAGTCCTGATGAAGCTCCAAAGAAAAGGAAAGTGATGCAACCTAGATCTGATGCTTGGAAAcattttgagaaatatgatgatcCTAGTGGAGCTAAAAGAGCAAAATGTAACTACTGTCAAAAAACTTATGTTGCTGCTACGAAAGGTAATGGTACTACATCAATGAACAATCATCtcattaagtgtcccaaaatgcCCCGTATCATGGATAATAGTCAAACACAAATCAGTTTTCTACTAGCTTCAAATGGGGCAAATGAAGGGGTGCTTACCacttggaaatttgatcaagcACTTAGTAGGAAAGCTTTAGctcaaatgataattttggatgaACTGCCATTTAGTTTTGTTGAAAAGGAAGGATTTAAGAAGTTTATGGGAGTCACAATGCCTCAATTTCAAATTCCTTCTCGTAGAACATTGACAAGAGATTGTTATGAACTTTATTGTGAACAAAGACATAGTTTGAAGAAGTCCTTCAATGAAGCACGTCCTAAAATCTGTCTTACAACAGATACTTGGACTTCTATACAAAGAATAAACTATATGTGTCTTACTGCTCACTTTATTGACAGAGATTGGAAATTGCATAAAAGGATAATAAACTTTTGTCCTATCTCTAGTCATAAGGGTGATGATATGGCATCGGTAATtactaattgtttgcttgatTGGGGGTTGGAAAATGTATTTACTATAACTGTAGATAATGCTAGTTCCAATGATGTCACAGTAAGAGAAGTGTCTAAACAATTGACTACCTGGGGAACTAATATAATGAATGGTAAACACCTGCATGTTAGATGTATGGCTCACATACTTAATCTCATTGTACAAGATGGGTTGAAAGAAATTGGTGTTTCTATCAAGAGAGTTAGACAAGCTGTGAGATACATTAGACAATCTCCCGCTAGGATTAGAAAGTTTAAAGAATGTTGTGAATCTCAAAAGTTAACTTCTAAGAGATCATTATGCTTAGACGTTTCAACTCGATGGAACTCTACATACATGATGTTAGACACAGCACAACAATTTGAGCTTGCCTTTGACAAATATAGTTTCTTTGATATTGGATTGTTGCATCATCTTCGTACCTATGTTTGTGAAGATGGAACTAGTGCAGGTGATCTCACAAGTGTTGACTGGGATAATGTGAGAACAATGGTAAAATTTCTTGAAGCTTTTTATTTGCTTACTTTGAGGGTTTCTGGTTCTATTTATGTCACTTCCAATGtgtattttgttgaaatttgtgAGCTTGATCTTATTTTGAAAGAGTGGATGGAACATGAAGATACTAGTTTGAAAGAAATggcaaaaaaaatgaaagaaaaatttgtcaagTATTGGGGTGAACCTGAAAAAATGAACAAGATGATCTTTATTGCATCAATTTTGAATCCCCGTAACAAGCTTGAATATGTTCCTTTTGCAATTGTGAGGATGTTTGGAGAAAACGAAGGCAAAAAATTGATTTTAGAGGTGAAAAATTATATGGATTCTTTGTTTGATTATTatgttaaaaaaaattcaataggAACATCATCTGCTTCATCTGGAAACACAACAACTACTGTCAGTGGTTATGGTAGCTTTTTAAAAAGAGGAACAATGAGAACAAAATTAGAATTTGAGAAACATAAGGAAGTGACCGGAGGTTTAGGTACTAAATCAGAGTTAGAAAGATATCTTGCTAAAGATCTTGAGCCTGAAACAGatgactttaaaatcttaaagtAG
- the LOC107823266 gene encoding carbamoyl phosphate synthase arginine-specific large chain, chloroplastic-like: MKMGYCENAAYRLISSSSSSVLPPSKIYSSRTHLFPLFPHSAKSSVYKSSSFLHLQSRPSVLGHTHLRKRVNFSIVNEQSPNNDSVVQKQKLGKRTDIKKILILGAGPIVIGQACEFDYSGTQACKALREEGYEVILINSNPATIMTDPDMADRTYIEPMTPELVEQVLEKERPDALLPTMGGQTALNLAVALAESGVLDKYGVELIGAKLGAIKKAEDRDLFKQAMKNIGIKTPPSGIGNTLEECIEIAGEIGEFPLIIRPAFTLGGTGGGIAYNREEFEAICKSGLAASLTSQVLVEKSLLGWKEYELEVMRDLADNVVIICSIENIDPMGVHTGDSITVAPAQTLTDKEYQRLRDYSIAIIREIGVECGGSNVQFAVNPVDGEVMVIEMNPRVSRSSALASKATGFPIAKMAAKLSVGYSLDQIPNDITKKTPASFEPSIDYVVTKIPRFAFEKFPGSEAILTTQMKSVGESMAVGRTFQESFQKAVRSLESGYSGWGCTQVKELDWDWDKLKYSLRVPNPDRIHAVYAAMKRGMKVDDIFELSYIDKWFLTQLRELVNVEQFLLARSLSDLRKDDFYEVKKRGFSDRQIAFATKSSEEEVRSRRLSLGVKPAYKRVDTCAAEFEADTPYMYSSYDHECESAPTGRKKVLILGGGPNRIGQGIEFDYCCCHTSFALQDAGYETIMMNSNPETVSTDYDTSDRLYFEPLTVEDVLNIIDLEGPDGIIVQFGGQTPLKLALPIQNYLDERRPKTRSGAGFVRIWGTSPDSIDAAEDRERFNAILNELQIVQPKGGIAKSEKDAVAIATEVGYPVVVRPSYVLGGRAMEIVYNNDKLVTYLENAVKVDPERPVLIDKYLTDAVEIDIDALADLHGNVVIGGIMEHIEQAGVHSGDSACMLPTQTISDSCLETIRSWTTKLAKRLNVCGLMNCQYAISASGEVFLLEANPRASRTVPFVSKAIGHPLAKYASLVMSGKSLHDLNFTKEVIPRHVSVKEAVLPFEKFQGCDVLLGPEMRSTGEVMGIHYESSIAFAKAQIAAGQKMPLSGTLFLSLNELTKPQLTTIARAFLGIGFQIIATSGTARVLELEGMPVERVLKMHEGRPHPADLIANGQIQLMVITSSGDALDQIDGRKLRRMALAYKIPVITTVAGALATADAIKSLKCNKIKMTALQDYFDVKKVEAELKNLQCASSVSTS; the protein is encoded by the exons ATGAAGATGGGTTATTGTGAAAATGCTGCATATAGGCTCAtctcttcatcttcttcctctgttCTTCCTCCTTCCAAAATATATTCATCAAGAACCCACCTTTTCCCACTATTTCCCCACTCTGCCAAATCCTCAGTTTACAAAAGCTCCTCTTTTCTGCACCTCCAGTCTCGGCCATCCGTTTTGGGTCACACCCATTTGCGCAAAAGGGTGAATTTTTCGATTGTCAATGAGCAAAGCCCCAATAATGATTCTGTTGTTCAAAAGCAGAAATTGGGTAAAAGAACAGATATAAAGAAGATTTTGATACTGGGCGCAGGGCCAATAGTGATAGGACAAGCTTGTGAGTTTGATTATTCAGGTACTCAAGCTTGTAAAGCTCTTAGGGAAGAAGGGTATGAGGTTATACTGATTAATTCGAACCCTGCAACGATTATGACCGACCCCGACATGGCGGACAGGACTTATATTGAGCCAATGACACCAGAACTTGTAGAGCAAGTCTTAGAGAAAGAGAGGCCTGATGCATTGTTGCCTACAATGGGTGGCCAAACTGCTCTTAATTTGGCTGTAGCGTTGGCGGAGAGTGGGGTGCTTGATAAGTATGGAGTCGAGTTGATTGGGGCGAAGCTTGGTGCCATAAAGAAAGCGGAGGATAGGGATTTGTTTAAGCAGGCAATGAAGAATATTGGGATAAAGACTCCACCTTCAGGCATTGGCAATACTTTGGAGGAATGTATCGAGATAGCCGGTGAAATCGGGGAGTTTCCATTGATTATAAGGCCAGCTTTCACATTAGGTGGCACTGGTGGTGGAATTGCTTATAACAGGGAGGAATTCGAGGCGATATGTAAGTCGGGGTTAGCAGCTAGTTTGACATCACAAGTTTTGGTTGAGAAGTCTTTGTTAGGTTGGAAAGAATACGAGCTTGAGGTTATGAGAGATTTGGCCGACAATGTGGTTATCATTTGTTCAATTGAGAATATTGATCCTATGGGAGTTCATACGGGGGACTCCATCACTGTGGCTCCTGCTCAGACTTTGACAGATAAAGAGTATCAACGACTTAGGGATTATTCGATTGCCATCATCAGGGAAATCGGGGTTGAGTGTGGTGGTTCTAATGTACAGTTTGCTGTAAATCCAGTTGATGGGGAAGTCATGGTAATTGAAATGAATCCTAGAGTTTCGAGGTCTTCAGCTTTAGCCTCAAAAGCTACTGGCTTTCCAATAGCTAAGATGGCTGCTAAGCTATCAGTTGGATACTCCCTGGATCAGATTCCTAACGATATCACAAAGAAGACTCCAGCTAGTTTTGAGCCATCCATAGATTATGTTGTTACAAAG ATACCCAGATTTGCATTTGAGAAATTCCCTGGATCTGAGGCCATACTGACAACTCAGATGAAGTCTGTTGGTGAGTCCATGGCAGTAGGTCGCACATTCCAAGAATCCTTCCAAAAAGCAGTGCGGTCTCTAGAATCTGGTTATTCTGGATGGGGCTGTACCCAGGTTAAGGAATTGGACTGGGATTGGGACAAATTGAAGTATAGTCTTCGGGTTCCTAATCCTGATCGCATCCATGCGGTATATGCTGCAATGAAGAGGGGGATGAAGGTAGATGACATCTTTGAGCTCAGTTACATAGACAAATGGTTCCTCACTCAGCTAAGGGAGCTTGTAAATGTGGAGCAATTCCTTCTGGCTCGCAGTTTGTCGGACTTAAGAAAGGATGACTTCTATGAAGTGAAAAAGAGAGGGTTTAGTGACAGACAGATAGCTTTTGCGACAAAGTCCAGTGAGGAGGAGGTTCGGTCAAGACGTTTGTCTTTGGGTGTGAAACCAGCATATAAACGAGTTGATACGTGTGCTGCAGAATTTGAGGCTGATACGCCTTATATGTATTCATCTTATGACCATGAGTGTGAATCAGCTCCTACCGGTAGGAAGAAAGTGTTGATTTTAGGTGGTGGACCAAACCGAATTGGACAGGGTATTGAGTTTGATTATTGTTGCTGTCATACATCCTTTGCCCTTCAG GACGCAGGCTATGAAACAATTATGATGAATTCCAATCCTGAGACAGTTTCTACAGATTACGACACAAGTGATCGTCTCTACTTCGAGCCTCTGACAGTCGAGGATGTTCTTAATATCATCGACTTGGAAGGACCTGATGGTATCATTGTGCAATTTGGAGGTCAAACCCCATTGAAACTCGCTCTTCCAATTCAGAATTACTTGGATGAGCGAAGGCCTAAGACCAGAAGTGGAGCTGGCTTTGTTCGCATTTGGGGTACATCACCTGATTCCATTGATGCAGCTGAAGATAGGGAGAGGTTCAACGCCATCCTGAATGAACTACAGATTGTGCAGCCAAAAGGGGGTATCGCAAAAAGCGAAAAGGATGCCGTTGCCATCGCGACAGAAGTGGGATATCCTGTTGTCGTCCGGCCCTCTTATGTCTTAGGTGGCCGGGCAATGGAGATAGTTTACAACAATGACAAATTAGTGACATACCTTGAAAATGCTGTTAAGGTAGATCCGGAGCGCCCTGTCCTGATTGACAAGTATTTAACCGATGCTGTAGAGATTGATATTGATGCACTTGCTGATTTGCATGGTAATGTGGTCATCGGTGGAATAATGGAGCACATTGAGCAGGCTGGGGTTCATTCAGGTGACTCAGCTTGCATGCTTCCTACACAAACAATTTCTGATTCATGCTTGGAAACTATTAGGTCGTGGACTACGAAATTAGCAAAGAGGCTAAATGTGTGTGGCCTCATGAATTGTCAATATGCCATCAGTGCTTCTGGTGAGGTGTTCTTGCTTGAGGCTAACCCCCGTGCATCACGGACGGTTCCTTTTGTTTCCAAGGCGATTGGGCACCCGTTGGCTAAATACGCTTCTCTAGTTATGTCAGGTAAATCACTACATGACCTAAACTTCACCAAGGAGGTTATCCCAAGACATGTATCAGTTAAAGAAGCTGTTCTTCCATTTGAGAAATTCCAAGGATGCGATGTGCTTCTTGGTCCTGAGATGCGCAGCACTGGTGAGGTAATGGGTATTCACTATGAGTCATCAATTGCATTTGCCAAGGCACAAATTGCTGCCGGACAGAAAATGCCACTTTCGGGCACTCTATTCCTAAGTTTAAATGAATTGACAAAACCTCAACTTACCACAATTGCTCGAGCCTTTTTGGGGATTGGATTTCAAATCATTGCAACTTCTGGAACTGCACGTGTACTTGAATTAGAAGGCATGCCAGTGGAACGAGTGCTTAAAATGCATGAAGGGCGGCCACATCCTGCAGATCTCATTGCCAATGGGCAGATTCAGTTGATGGTGATCACAAGTTCAGGGGACGCACTTGATCAGATTGATGGCCGGAAGCTGAGAAGGATGGCTCTCGCGTACAagatacctgtaataacaacagtGGCAGGGGCTTTGGCCACCGCTGATGCAATAAAAAGCTTGAAATGCAACAAGATTAAGATGACAGCTCTTCAGGATTACTTTGATGTCAAGAAGGTAGAAGCTGAGCTAAAAAACTTGCAGTGTGCGTCATCTGTTTCTACTAGTTGA